A portion of the Helicoverpa zea isolate HzStark_Cry1AcR chromosome 25, ilHelZeax1.1, whole genome shotgun sequence genome contains these proteins:
- the LOC124642797 gene encoding uncharacterized protein LOC124642797, with the protein MLDKSILGGSWESVVSRDDYEIDYSQSPRGSPLKDTSNIQDEPGYCISRHNPNKTFRRESVIASWKSLKKERELALGKRFIYVDADSYQDYYGRNKVKRCKSDRAPNTPRVPKKVKRTYSVLYRYDPSEEKVVKEYKYQLPKDSEPSSLPVMQKSYSEPFLRSESSPKKKVKRSFTTLLNIKTKFLNIFTSKS; encoded by the exons ATGTTGGACAAAAGCATCCTCGGTGGTAGTTGGGAAAGCGTG GTGTCGAGAGATGACTACGAGATTGACTACAGCCAGAGTCCGAGGGGGTCTCCCTTGAAGGATACGTCTAACATTCAAGATGAGCCGGGCTACTGCATCAGCCGTCACAACCCGAACAAGACCTTCCGAAGGGAATCTGTCATCGCTTCGTGGAAGAGTTTGAAGAAAGAGAGGGAGTTGGCTTTGGGAAAGCGTTTTATCTACGTTGATGCTGATAGCTACCAAGATTACTATGGCAGGAACAAGGTTAAGCGCTGCAAGAGCGACAGGGCACCTAATACACCCAGGGTGCCTAAAAAAGTCAAGCGCACATACTCCGTACTCTATAGATATGACCCATCTGAAGAAAAAGTAGTAAAGGAGTACAAGTACCAGCTTCCAAAGGATTCCGAACCTTCAAGCCTGCCAGTTATGCAGAAATCCTACTCGGAACCTTTCTTGAGGTCTGAATCATCACCTAAGAAGAAGGTTAAGAGGTCTTTCACGACCTTGCTGAACATTAAGACGAAGTTCTTGAACATCTTCACGTCCAAGAGTTAA